GGCGGCGGGACCGCGTCGAACCCGGCCGGCCGTGACAGGCCCGCCTCGAGCCAGCGGTCGAGCCCAGCACGCGGGAACAGCCACTTGCCGGAAAGCTTGGTGCAGGGCACCGCGCCTTGCCCGACCAGTTCGTAGAGCTTGCGCTCTTTGAGACGCAGATAGTTCGCTGCCTCGTCAGTCGTCAGCCAAGTCTGATCCTGCATCAGCCTGCACGCACCTGCGCTGGTTACGATGTTGGCATTTGGTCGCATTGAACTCTACCAATTGCAAATGCTTGCAATCTCAAGGCAAGCGCGCGGGAGCAGGTTTTGGACGTCGGCGCAATCTTTCAGGCGGCGTTTGCCCTGGTGGTCGGGCTCGATCCCGGCTTCCTCGGCATCGTCTTCCTGTCGTTGCGCGTCACGCTGACCGCGGTGCTAATCGCGGCGCTGATCGGCCTGCCACTCGGCGCGGCGCTGGCACTGGCGCGTTTCCCGGGCCGCTCCGCCATCATCGTTTGCCTGAACGCGCTGATGGGCCTGCCGCCGGTCGTCGCCGGGCTTGCCGTCTTCCTGCTGCTCTCGCGCTCCGGCCCGCTCGGACCGCTCGGCCTGCTGTTCACGCCGACGGCGATGATCATCGCGCAGGTGATCCTCGTCCTGCCGATCGTGATCGCGCTGACCCGGCAGGTGATCGAGGACCTCTGGAGCGAGTACCGCGACCATCTGCGCTCGGTCGGGCTCGAAGGTCTGCGCGCCATCCCGACCCTGCTCTTCGATGGGCGCTTTGCCCTGGCGACGGCACTGCTCGCCGGCTTCGGGCGGGCCAGTGCCGAGGTCGGCGCCGTCCTGATCGTCGGCGGCAACATCGCCGGCTACACCCGCACCATGACGACGGCGATCACGCTGGAGACCTCGAAGGGTGACCTGCCGCTCGCGCTCGGCCTCGGCCTCGTCCTGCTCTCGTTGACGCTCGCTATCAACGCCATCGCCTTCGGCGCCAGCCGCATCGGCGCCCGATATGCCGGTTGAACCGTCATGCTGAGCGTAACCTCGATCCTGCCGCTCACAGTCGAGGCCGCCGCCTTCTCCGGCGACGGCAAGCTCTTGGTCGAACCCAACAGCTTCACCATCCCGGCTGGCGGCCTCACCGTGCTGCTCGGGCCGAACGGCGCCGGCAAGTCGCTGACCCTTCGCCTCTGTCATGGCTTGCTGGCGCCGAGCCGCGGCGCGGTGCGCTGGGCCGCCGGAGCCGAAGGCCGGGCCAAGCGCCATGCCATGGTCTTCCAGAAGCCGATCATGCTGCGCCGTTCGGTCGAGGCCAATATCACCCACGCCCTCGCCGCCGCCGGTGCCAATAGCACCGAGCGCAAGGCCCGCGCGGCGCAGGCGCTGCAGCGCTTCGGCCTTGCCGAACGCGCCAGCCAGCCGGCCCGCCTGCTCTCCGGCGGCGAGCAACAGCGCCTCGCCATCGCCCGCGCCTGGGCGCTAAGGCCCGAATTGCTCTTCCTGGACGAGCCGACCTCGCAGCTCGATCCCGCCGCGACGCGCCAGATCGAGGAGCTGCTCTCCGGCCTCGTCGCCGAAGGCATCACCGTGATGATGTCGACCCATGATCTCGGCCAGGCCCGGCGCCTGGCCGACCGCGTGCTCTTCCTGCATCGCGGCCGCCTGGTCGAGGACGCGCCAGCCCGGGAGTTCTTTGCCGGCCCGCAGTCGGCCGAGGCGCGCGCCTTCCTAGCCGGCGAACTGCTCTGGTGATTCACAAAGACGACAACAGGAGAAACGCCCGATGACCGCCTTGCCCCGCCGCTCTCTCCTCGCCACCGGCCTGTTCCTCGGCCTGACCGGCATCGCGCTCGCCCAGGCACCAGCGGCCCCGAGCGGCGAACGATTCATCACCGTGGCCTCGACCACCTCGACCCAGGATTCCGGCTTGTTCAATCACATCCTGCCGCTGTTCAAGGCCAAGACCGGCATCGAGGTCCGGGTCATCTCGCAGGGCACCGGCCAGGCGCTCGACACCGCCCGCCGCGGCGATGCCGACGTCGTCTTCGTCCACGCCAAGGCGCAGGAGCTGAAATTCGTCGAGGAGGGCTTTTCGACCGAGCGCCGCCCGGTGATGTACAACGACTTCGTCCTGATCGGTCCCAAGGGCGATCCGGCTGGCGTCGCCGGGACCAAGGACATCGTCGCAGCGCTGAAGACAATCCAGGAGAAGGCCGCGCCCTTCGTCTCGCGCGGCGACAAGTCCGGCACCCATGCCGCCGAGCTCAATCTCTGGAAGGTCGCGGGCGTCGACATTGCCGCGCAGAAAGGTCCCTGGTATCGTGAGATCGGCCAGGGCATGGGCGCGGCG
This genomic interval from Bosea sp. 29B contains the following:
- a CDS encoding ABC transporter permease produces the protein MFQAAFALVVGLDPGFLGIVFLSLRVTLTAVLIAALIGLPLGAALALARFPGRSAIIVCLNALMGLPPVVAGLAVFLLLSRSGPLGPLGLLFTPTAMIIAQVILVLPIVIALTRQVIEDLWSEYRDHLRSVGLEGLRAIPTLLFDGRFALATALLAGFGRASAEVGAVLIVGGNIAGYTRTMTTAITLETSKGDLPLALGLGLVLLSLTLAINAIAFGASRIGARYAG
- a CDS encoding ATP-binding cassette domain-containing protein; this translates as MLSVTSILPLTVEAAAFSGDGKLLVEPNSFTIPAGGLTVLLGPNGAGKSLTLRLCHGLLAPSRGAVRWAAGAEGRAKRHAMVFQKPIMLRRSVEANITHALAAAGANSTERKARAAQALQRFGLAERASQPARLLSGGEQQRLAIARAWALRPELLFLDEPTSQLDPAATRQIEELLSGLVAEGITVMMSTHDLGQARRLADRVLFLHRGRLVEDAPAREFFAGPQSAEARAFLAGELLW
- a CDS encoding extracellular solute-binding protein → MTALPRRSLLATGLFLGLTGIALAQAPAAPSGERFITVASTTSTQDSGLFNHILPLFKAKTGIEVRVISQGTGQALDTARRGDADVVFVHAKAQELKFVEEGFSTERRPVMYNDFVLIGPKGDPAGVAGTKDIVAALKTIQEKAAPFVSRGDKSGTHAAELNLWKVAGVDIAAQKGPWYREIGQGMGAALNTSGAMGAYVLSDRATWISFKNRGDLVISVEGDQRLFNQYGVMSVNPAKHPHVKVADGKLFADWLTSPEGQKAIADYKIDGQQLFFPNAGQAGA